From one Lysinibacillus sp. G4S2 genomic stretch:
- a CDS encoding DUF6138 family protein has protein sequence MKIEQFTKNETLWLQLEQELLSKQYKIETDVYTSEIITPSFSLNDITLHEVLCHYQQLALLDAFRQELGFETQRYCLSNFTNKHRSLTYIPLLSYFAINLRKYGASFEYLTVKVLLATIKELDTETYNSLITIGSGTLPAHKQQMESDLIFCQANDVLAKITIQIKEESEEAYRQSLAYLNALLEEDFPKSYNIHYEGKSNLVLPIEHLPVTSSHHFFAKAVSYPSLHAALAEYSYKAMAQYHFYQDVDEEQAAMPSTFAVFGLGLYDKSYGKLVIDYMYECDGDHSPMPEYFAKAYVKTFGLTPETLPVFVCTVQSVQEVPYDAFFEQAMSINDNLQWFEKFMTTPLLELCPYIPLEQNEEIEEYKDMAVAQLLYTCFGIIHLNDFTSSAFMRIPEPYRTRFEAIIKELI, from the coding sequence ATGAAAATTGAGCAATTCACCAAAAATGAAACATTATGGCTACAACTTGAGCAAGAGCTACTTTCTAAACAATATAAAATTGAAACAGATGTCTATACTTCTGAAATCATCACCCCTTCTTTTTCACTGAACGACATCACACTGCATGAAGTACTTTGCCACTATCAACAGCTCGCATTGTTAGATGCATTTCGTCAAGAGCTTGGCTTTGAGACACAGCGCTACTGCCTTTCTAATTTCACTAACAAGCACCGATCATTAACCTACATACCATTGTTAAGCTACTTTGCAATAAATCTAAGAAAATATGGTGCAAGTTTTGAATATTTAACAGTTAAAGTATTGTTAGCAACCATTAAAGAATTAGATACAGAAACGTACAACTCATTAATTACAATTGGCTCTGGCACTTTACCAGCACATAAACAACAAATGGAATCCGACCTGATTTTTTGCCAAGCAAATGATGTGCTGGCAAAGATTACGATTCAAATTAAAGAAGAAAGCGAAGAGGCTTATCGCCAATCATTAGCTTACTTAAATGCTTTATTAGAAGAAGATTTCCCTAAAAGCTATAACATTCATTATGAAGGTAAGAGTAACTTAGTGCTACCAATCGAGCATTTACCAGTTACATCATCACATCACTTCTTCGCTAAAGCTGTCAGTTACCCTAGCCTACATGCCGCACTAGCTGAGTATAGCTATAAGGCGATGGCACAATATCATTTTTATCAAGATGTCGATGAGGAACAGGCTGCGATGCCGAGTACATTCGCCGTTTTTGGTCTTGGTTTATACGATAAAAGCTACGGCAAGCTCGTTATCGATTATATGTATGAATGCGATGGTGACCATTCACCAATGCCTGAATACTTTGCGAAAGCCTATGTTAAAACATTTGGACTAACACCGGAAACATTGCCCGTCTTTGTATGTACGGTACAATCTGTACAAGAAGTTCCGTATGATGCTTTCTTTGAACAAGCTATGAGCATAAATGACAACTTACAATGGTTCGAAAAATTTATGACGACGCCACTTCTAGAGCTTTGTCCATATATTCCTCTCGAACAAAACGAAGAAATTGAGGAATATAAAGATATGGCTGTAGCACAGCTTTTATATACATGCTTTGGCATCATCCATTTGAATGACTTTACAAGTTCAGCATTTATGCGCATTCCAGAACCATATCGCACACGCTTTGAGGCGATTATAAAAGAACTTATTTAA
- a CDS encoding GNAT family N-acetyltransferase, with the protein MQKTNAIELVHFSKNFVDVLNDFELPEEQCQFTALPKEISIEMVGQYPIVILSDNVPVGFFVLHATERVKEYSSNPKALLLTALSIDHKQQGNGYAKKGMLALSEFIKREFKDCDEVVLVVNHKNIPAQNLYLKVGFVDNGERRMGPIGEQIVMHLNI; encoded by the coding sequence ATGCAAAAAACTAACGCCATTGAATTAGTACATTTCTCAAAAAACTTTGTGGATGTTTTGAATGACTTTGAACTTCCGGAAGAACAATGTCAATTTACTGCCCTTCCAAAAGAGATTTCGATCGAAATGGTTGGACAGTATCCAATTGTTATTTTGAGCGACAATGTACCTGTAGGTTTTTTTGTCCTACACGCAACAGAAAGAGTAAAAGAGTACTCTAGCAATCCAAAGGCTTTGCTACTTACAGCATTATCAATTGACCATAAGCAGCAAGGAAACGGCTATGCAAAAAAAGGGATGCTTGCACTATCTGAATTTATTAAGAGAGAATTTAAAGACTGTGATGAAGTCGTTTTAGTCGTTAATCATAAAAATATTCCCGCTCAAAATTTATATTTAAAAGTTGGCTTTGTCGATAACGGGGAAAGAAGAATGGGACCTATTGGCGAGCAAATTGTTATGCACCTAAACATCTAA